In Primulina huaijiensis isolate GDHJ02 chromosome 16, ASM1229523v2, whole genome shotgun sequence, a single genomic region encodes these proteins:
- the LOC140961428 gene encoding probable sucrose-phosphate synthase 2 — translation MAGNEWINGYLEAILDSGASAIEENKPPAPVNLRERSDFNPTKYFVEEVVTGVDESDLHRTWIKVVATRNTRERSSRLENMCWRIWHLARKKKQLEMEDLQRVANRRWEREQGRKDVTEDMSEDLSEGEKGDGLGEPITLDSPRKKFQRNFSNIEDWSDSKKEKKLYIVLISLHGLVRGENMELGRDSDTGGQIKYVVELARALAKTPGVYRVDLFTRQICSSEVDWSYGEPTEMLTTGVEDADSIDLGESSGAYIVRIPFGPRDKYLRKELLWPHIQEFVDGALAHIVNMSNSLGEQIGAGQPVWPYVIHGHYADAGDTAALLSGALNVPMVLTGHSLGRNKLEQLLKQGRQSKEDINSTYRIMRRIEAEELSLDAAELVITSTKQEIEEQWGLYDGFDVKLEKVLRARARRGVNCHGRFMPRMAVIPPGMDFSSVVLQEDAAEADGDLSSLTNTEGSSPKAIPSIWAEVMRFLSNPHKPMILALSRPDPKKNITTLLKAFGECRPLRELANLTLIMGNRDDIDEMSGGNASVLTTVLKLIDKYDLYGQVAFPKHHKQNDVPEIYRLAAKTKGVFINPAFIEPFGLTLIEAAAHGLPLVATKNGGPVDILRALNNGLLVDPHDQQSIAEALLKLVSEKNLWHECRKNGWKNIHLFSWPEHCRTYLTRIAACRMRHPQWQTDSPADELAAEESLNDSLKDVQDMSLRLSIDGEKTSLNESLDITAAGSDPELQDQVKRVLRKMRRPESVAQDFDFDKKVTDLPSKYPMLRRRRKLVVIALDCYDSKGFPDKKMIHIMQEIFKANKLDPHSAKMTGFALSTAMPIFELIEFFKSGSIKINDFDALICGSGSEVYYPGTYTEENGKLYPDPDYASHIDYRWGSDGLKKTIWKLMNSSEDAKSGHSSIAIEHNAKSSNSHCLSYLIKDPSLVKKVDDMRQKLRMRGLRCHLMYCRNSTRMQVVPLLASRSQALRYLFVRWRLNVANMFVILGETGDTDYEELIAGTHKTLIMKGVVEKGSEELLRSAGAYLRDDIVPVDSPLITYISGGAKAEEVAKALTQNSKAGGM, via the exons ATGGCAGGGAATGAATGGATTAATGGGTACCTGGAGGCGATATTGGATAGTGGGGCGTCCGCCATTGAAGAGAATAAGCCTCCAGCTCCGGTGAACTTGAGGGAAAGGAGTGATTTCAATCCGACAAAATATTTTGTGGAGGAGGTGGTGACTGGGGTTGATGAATCTGATCTCCATCGGACATGGATCAAAGTGGTTGCGACGAGGAATACGAGAGAGAGGAGTTCTAGGCTTGAGAATATGTGCTGGAGGATTTGGCATCTTGCACGCAAAAAGAAACAG TTGGAAATGGAGGACTTGCAACGGGTGGCGAACCGGAGGTGGGAACGAGAGCAAGGTCGCAAGGATGTGACAGAGGACATGTCTGAGGATCTGTCAGAAGGAGAGAAAGGTGATGGCTTGGGGGAACCAATTACATTGGACAGCCCTCGGAAAAAGTTCCAGAGAAACTTCTCCAACATAGAAGATTGGTCGGAcagtaaaaaagaaaagaagcttTATATTGTTCTCATTAG TTTACATGGTCTAGTCCGTGGTGAAAATATGGAGCTTGGTCGCGATTCTGATACTGGTGGGCAG ATAAAATATGTGGTCGAGCTTGCTCGGGCGCTCGCCAAAACGCCAGGTGTTTATAGGGTGGATCTTTTCACCAGGCAAATATGTTCATCAGAAGTTGATTGGAGTTACGGCGAGCCGACGGAGATGCTTACAACTGGTGTCGAGGATGCTGATAGCATCGATTTAGGAGAAAGCAGTGGTGCTTATATTGTAAGAATACCCTTTGGTCCCCGTGACAAGTATCTTCGAAAGGAATTACTGTGGCCTCACATTCAAGAATTTGTTGATGGAGCTTTGGCACATATTGTCAATATGTCAAATTCTTTGGGGGAACAAATAGGTGCGGGACAGCCTGTTTGGCCTTACGTAATTCATGGCCATTATGCCGATGCAGGGGATACTGCAGCCCTTCTTTCTGGTGCATTAAATGTTCCGATGGTTTTGACGGGTCACTCCCTGGGTAGAAACAAGCTAGAACAGCTTCTCAAGCAGGGAAGGCAATCTAAAGAGGATATTAATTCGACATACAGGATTATGAGAAGGATAGAGGCCGAAGAGCTTTCATTAGATGCGGCAGAGCTTGTTATCACTAGTACTAAGCAGGAGATTGAAGAACAATGGGGACTGTATGATGGTTTTGATGTGAAGCTGGAGAAAGTTCTGAGGGCCCGTGCAAGACGTGGAGTTAATTGTCATGGTCGTTTCATGCCTAGAATGGCG GTTATTCCTCCTGGGATGGACTTTAGCAGTGTTGTACTTCAAGAAGACGCTGCTGAAGCTGATGGTGACCTGTCATCATTAACCAATACAGAGGGCTCATCACCTAAAGCAATCCCTTCTATATGGGCAGAA GTGATGCGTTTTTTGTCAAATCCTCACAAGCCAATGATCCTTGCATTGTCAAGACCTGATCCAAAAAAGAATATAACCACTCTCTTGAAAGCGTTTGGAGAATGCCGCCCATTGCGAGAGCTCGCTAATCTT ACTCTTATAATGGGAAATAGAGATGATATAGACGAGATGAGTGGGGGAAATGCTAGTGTTCTCACTACGGTACTGAAGCTTATTGACAAGTATGACCTATATGGGCAAGTGGCTTTTCCGAAACATCACAAGCAAAACGATGTTCCAGAAATATACCGTCTAGCTGCAAAAACAAAG GGAGTTTTCATAAATCCAGCATTTATTGAGCCATTTGGACTTACATTAATAGAG GCTGCTGCGCATGGACTCCCACTGGTGGCGACTAAGAATGGCGGTCCAGTTGATATTCTTCGG GCCCTTAACAATGGTCTGCTCGTGGATCCTCATGATCAGCAATCAATTGCTGAAGCACTGCTCAAGTTAGTTTCGGAGAAGAACTTGTGGCACGAATGTAGAAAGAATGGCTGGAAGAATATACATCTCTTTTCATGGCCCGAGCATTGTCGAACATACCTGACCAGGATAGCAGCATGTCGTATGAGGCATCCACAATGGCAAACCGACTCTCCTGCAGATGAACTGGCAGCAGAGGAATCACTGAATGATTCACTAAAAGACGTTCAAGATATGTCATTAAGGCTCTCGATTGACGGTGAAAAAACATCATTAAATGAATCACTAGATATAACTGCTGCTGGAAGTGACCCCGAGCTGCAAGACCAAGTCAAACGAGTCTTAAGGAAAATGAGAAGGCCAGAATCTGTAGCACAAGATTTTGATTTCGACAAGAAAGTGACAGATTTGCCAAGCAAGTATCCAATGTTGAGGCGCCGCCGTAAATTAGTTGTTATAGCACTTGATTGCTATGACAGCAAAGGATTCCCGGATAAGAAAATGATTCATATAATGCAAGAGATCTTTAAGGCAAATAAGTTGGATCCACATAGTGCAAAAATGACGGGATTTGCTTTGTCAACAGCTATGCCAATATTTGAACTCATTGAATTCTTTAAGTCCGGTAGTAtcaaaataaatgattttgacGCCTTAATCTGTGGTAGTGGCAGTGAAGTGTACTATCCAGGTACTTATACTGAAGAGAACGGAAAGCTTTATCCTGATCCAGATTATGCATCACATATTGACTATCGTTGGGGTTCGGATGGTTTAAAGAAAACCATTTGGAAACTAATGAATTCATCTGAAGATGCGAAATCAGGTCATTCTTCCATTGCCATAGAACACAATGCCAAGTCAAGCAATTCCCACTGCCTTTCATACTTGATAAAGGATCCTAGCCTG GTGAAAAAAGTGGACGACATGAGGCAGAAACTAAGAATGAGAGGTCTCAGATGCCACTTAATGTATTGCAGAAACTCCACGAGAATGCAAGTTGTTCCACTTCTTGCATCTCGCTCTCAGGCTCTACG GTATCTTTTTGTCCGGTGGCGATTAAACGTGGCAAACATGTTTGTGATTCTTGGTGAAACTGGAGACACAGATTATGAAGAACTGATTGCCGGGACGCACAAAACTTTGATAATGAAAGGGGTGGTGGAAAAAGGTTCGGAAGAACTGCTAAGATCTGCAGGGGCTTACCTGAGAGATGATATAGTTCCAGTCGACAGCCCACTCATAACTTACATAAGTGGAGGGGCGAAGGCTGAAGAGGTAGCTAAGGCGTTAACACAGAACTCTAAAGCAGGAGGAATGTAA
- the LOC140960977 gene encoding uncharacterized protein: MAERPHRSNRNPRYANRNNDCNNNNNEDTPPPARVGLSREDLMAIATIVATTLQGMSHLNTNTNQPPPPPPPNGIKHHYESLRRNRVPTFDGNPDPEVGQGWLKNIETQLQLLEVPNELKVTVVTPFLEEKAAKWWETISANMTEVGPITWQRFREAFLKQYYPAELRLKLLSEFENFTQTPDMSVVEYTSKFNSLGTYAPTIMEDDILKMHRFKRGLNSRIQSALAVYQPTGFDDLMGAAIRAETDIKRREDENKNKRPLTGQSFQGKRPVKRSNQSSGPFKGTPSNSTTTFSSIKPCLLCNYQHIGECRRNTSACFNCGKIGHRIANCPEPLKKMTWSNTNATPNKPKENKTNARMFAITQEEADDANVVVAGTIIINKISAYVLFDCGATHSFISKRFTKKLVLIPEILVEPFRIATPTSKTIETHKIHRNCIVYINEHTFNAELIQVNMVEFDVILGMDWLSKSHTIVDCGVRLSNSELQAKKKSHTMARLRNVNSSFLHFKPGKP; the protein is encoded by the coding sequence ATGGCAGAGAGACCCCATCGTAGCAACCGCAACCCGCGATATGCCAATCGCAACAATGATTGCAACAACAATAACAACGAAGATACACCACCACCAGCAAGAGTTGGCCTTAGCAGAGAAGATTTAATGGCCATAGCAACCATTGTGGCAACAACTCTCCAAGGAATGAGCCATTTAAATACCAACACTAATcagccaccaccacctccaccaccgaATGGAATCAAacaccattatgaatctcttcGGAGGAATCGAGTCCCAACGTTTGACGGCAACCCTGACCCAGAAGTTGGTCAAGGCTGGCTCAAGAATATTGAGACACAACTCCAATTGCTTGAAGTGCCAAATGAACTAAAAGTGACTGTGGTGACACCATTCCTAGAAGAAAAGGCGGCTAAATGGTGGGAGACAATCTCAGCAAATATGACAGAAGTCGGACCAATCACATGGCAAAGATTTCGAGAAGCATTcttgaaacaatactatccagcAGAGTTGAGATTAAAATTGTTGAGTGAATTCGAGAATTTTACTCAAACCCCTGATATGTCTGTTGTGGAGTACACTTCTAAATTTAACTCCCTTGGAACCTATGCTCCTACCATCATGGAAGATGATATCCTGAAGATGCATCGTTTCAAACGTGGTCTGAACAGCCGTATCCAATCAGCTCTGGCAGTTTACCAACCCACAGGTTTTGATGATTTAATGGGAGCAGCCATTAGAGCTGAGACTGATATCAAGCGCCGAgaagatgaaaataaaaataaacgaCCTCTCACTGGACAATCTTTTCAAGGTAAACGACCAGTTAAAAGGTCAAACCAATCGAGTGGACCATTCAAGGGAACTCCTTCCAATTCAACTACGACATTCTCAAGCATAAAACCGTGTCTATTATGCAACTACCAACACATTGGAGAATGTCGAAGGAACACTAGTGCTTGCTTTAATTGTGGGAAGATTGGACACCGAATTGCTAATTGTCCtgaaccattaaagaaaatgacatGGTCAAACACTAATGCTACCCCCAACAAGCCAAAGGAGAATAAGACCAATGCTCGTATGTTTGCCATAACTCAAGAAGAGGCAGATGATGCAAACGTTGTCGTGGCAGGTACCAttataatcaataaaatttcagcTTATGTGTTGTTTGACTGTGGTGCCACTCATTCATTTATTTCCAAGAGATTCACTAAGAAGTTAGTGCTTATACCAGAGATACTTGTTGAACCTTTTAGAATTGCTACTCCCACCagtaaaacaattgaaacaCATAAGATACATCGGAACTGCATAGTATATATCAATGAACACACATTCAACGCTGAATTGATTCAAGTCAACATGGTGGAGTTCGACGTTATtctgggaatggattggttatccaAGAGTCATACAATAGTAGATTGTGGCGTAAGATTATCAAACTCCGAACTCcaagccaaaaagaaatcacatACCATGGCAAGGCTAAGAAACGTAAATTCCTCCTTTCTGCATTTCAAACCTGGAAAGCCATGA